One stretch of Haladaptatus sp. R4 DNA includes these proteins:
- a CDS encoding AzlD domain-containing protein: MATTGLSDVSLWLIILVGGLGTYLIRVSFIALFGRLDDVPDGVERALRLVPAAVLSALVLPKFVYMDGSLALSPDNLRLFAGALAVAVAWYTEDIFATIVAGMGALWLLSYVFG; encoded by the coding sequence ATGGCGACGACGGGGCTGAGTGATGTGAGCCTCTGGCTCATCATCCTCGTCGGTGGTCTCGGAACGTACCTGATCCGCGTGTCGTTCATCGCGCTGTTCGGCCGACTGGACGACGTGCCCGACGGCGTCGAGCGCGCACTCCGATTGGTCCCCGCCGCAGTCCTCTCGGCGCTCGTCCTGCCCAAGTTCGTCTACATGGACGGGTCGCTCGCGCTCTCACCGGACAACCTGCGCCTCTTCGCGGGCGCACTGGCCGTCGCCGTCGCGTGGTACACCGAAGACATCTTCGCCACCATCGTCGCCGGGATGGGCGCGCTGTGGCTCCTGAGCTACGTATTCGGCTGA